GGCATTTTTCCGTTCTGCGATGGTTTCGCAAGAATGTCGAAGGAAGCTTCAGCCTTGGTTTTTGCATAATAAAGCCCTCTGAATCAAAGCGACGACTCAGAGGGCTTCGGGATGCTTCTTTTTTAGAAAAACGCTGTCAGGCAACCCCTTCCGGAACCGTCGCCGGTTGCCGGCACAAGCGCGCCGTGACGCAGAATACCAGCAGGTTGGCGAACACGCCGACCAGCAGACCGTCAAAGCCTCCAGGCGTTCCAAGCACCTGGTTCCAGATGAAGACACCGCCCAAACCGGCCGCCGCACCGGCACAGAAGGCTGCGGTTCCGGCGCGTACGCCCAGCAGGGTGGCGGCCAGGGGCACCAGAATAATGGGCGACCAGAAGTTGTAGGCGTAAATCAGAATATCGATCAGGCTTTTGATGCGGATGGCGAACACCACGGAGATGGAGCCGGTAAGAAGGGTGGCCAGCCGTGCGAACAGCAGTCCGCGCTTGGGCGTCAGGGGGTGTCGACGCAAGGGATTGACGATATCGTTGACGAAAGCCACCGAAGCGCTGTTGAGGAACGAATCGGCGGAGGACATGACCACGGCGATGATGCCGGCCACAACCAGTCCGCGCAGCCCGATGGGCAGGACGGTTTCGACCACATAGGGCAAGGCGAGATTGGGATTAAGCTCCGGATTGAGTCCCAGCGCCAGCAGGCCGATACCGCCGGCGATGGCGAAAAACGGAATGGAAAATAAGCCGCTCCACAGGGTGCCGCGGCAGATGGCGCGGGTCTTACGGCTGATGAACAGGCGTCGTACGTACGGCGGTACCAGCGTTTCTCCCAGCAGAAAGGTCAGAAACAGCGACAGGATCTGCACCGGAGTAAGATGCGCGGTCAGGTTGAAATGGTCCATCGGCACCCGCGCGGCCAGGGCTTCCAGGCCGCCGACCTGGCGTATGCCCAGGATCAGGGCCAGAGGAATACCCAGGGCCAGTACGCAGAACTGCAGCACATCGGTAGCCACCACCGACCGCATGCCGCCGAGGGTATCGTAAAGGATGACGATGCTCATCCCCAGTAGAATACCTGTCGGTACCGACAGCCCCAGAAAGAGG
This DNA window, taken from Syntrophotalea carbinolica DSM 2380, encodes the following:
- a CDS encoding sodium:solute symporter family protein, coding for MTDLHLTDQIIILVYLTFVLGLGLWSGRRVRDLEDYAVGDRGYSALVIAMTLSASFIGGGFTMGNAEKVFTLGIINILVLWGFSLKEILVAGFIGPRMGHFPNAISVGDVMEVNYGKIGKVITGVFSVLLCAGILGAQVGGMGYLFNLFLGLSVPTGILLGMSIVILYDTLGGMRSVVATDVLQFCVLALGIPLALILGIRQVGGLEALAARVPMDHFNLTAHLTPVQILSLFLTFLLGETLVPPYVRRLFISRKTRAICRGTLWSGLFSIPFFAIAGGIGLLALGLNPELNPNLALPYVVETVLPIGLRGLVVAGIIAVVMSSADSFLNSASVAFVNDIVNPLRRHPLTPKRGLLFARLATLLTGSISVVFAIRIKSLIDILIYAYNFWSPIILVPLAATLLGVRAGTAAFCAGAAAGLGGVFIWNQVLGTPGGFDGLLVGVFANLLVFCVTARLCRQPATVPEGVA